The following proteins are co-located in the Acidobacteriota bacterium genome:
- a CDS encoding long-chain fatty acid--CoA ligase, whose amino-acid sequence MTEKTVLDLYRCDFENPKEEHYFHYTLDGHTTTSTEEFFSNTAGLAVGLEKLGVGRGDRVMLLTDNRPEWHMVDLATVDLGAADVPVYGTLTPSKIAYQVKDSGSKIAIAENAEQMAKFLQIRDECPTLEHVIQIDGPCAAGVLPLAEVIDTGRSGESEDLFWQRAERVAAEDLLTLIYTSGTTGNPKGVALTHENLVQNVLPSAERAAVDRDDFCLEFLPLCHVFERMLGYLYMYKGVTKAYCSVYHVGDLVATIKPTVFASVPRIYEKVYDKVNDKVNNSPAVRRALFNWALGVGRKAYPERLAGGDPGGISYRLADALVLSKVREALGGRLRFCVSGGAPLPLFINEFFHSVGIRILEGYGLTETSPVISVNGFSGGETRLGTVGRAISNVDAKIAEDGELCVKGPSIMKEYWNLPDKTAEVFDADGYFLTGDIAEIDSEGFIRITDRKKDLIVTAGGKNIAPQPIEAELKRSPLVDNAVIIGDRRPYLVVLLSPNTEAVEQWAENEGVTYSSIGEVTSNPKLAEAFAEVVENTNNGLASYEQIKKHAILPLMLSIEDGTLTPTLKVKRRVVEKEYLDLIESLYEG is encoded by the coding sequence ATGACCGAGAAGACTGTCCTCGATCTGTACCGGTGCGATTTCGAAAACCCGAAGGAAGAGCACTATTTTCACTACACCCTCGACGGCCACACCACGACCAGCACCGAGGAGTTCTTCAGCAACACGGCGGGACTCGCGGTCGGCCTCGAAAAGCTCGGCGTCGGCCGTGGCGACCGAGTGATGCTGTTGACGGACAACCGACCGGAGTGGCACATGGTGGATCTCGCCACAGTCGATCTCGGCGCCGCCGACGTGCCGGTGTACGGCACGCTGACTCCGTCCAAAATCGCTTACCAGGTCAAAGACTCCGGCTCCAAGATCGCGATTGCTGAAAACGCAGAGCAAATGGCGAAATTCCTGCAAATTCGCGATGAGTGTCCGACTCTCGAGCACGTGATCCAGATCGATGGCCCGTGTGCGGCTGGCGTGTTACCGCTGGCCGAGGTCATTGATACCGGGAGATCGGGAGAGTCGGAAGACCTTTTCTGGCAACGCGCCGAGAGAGTCGCTGCCGAAGATCTCCTGACCCTGATCTACACCTCGGGCACCACCGGCAACCCCAAGGGCGTGGCGCTGACCCACGAAAACCTGGTGCAGAACGTTCTCCCATCTGCAGAGAGGGCCGCGGTCGATCGTGACGATTTCTGTCTCGAGTTCCTGCCCCTGTGCCACGTATTCGAGAGAATGCTCGGCTACCTTTACATGTACAAGGGAGTCACCAAGGCATACTGCTCCGTCTACCACGTCGGTGACCTGGTCGCCACGATCAAACCGACGGTCTTCGCGAGCGTGCCGCGAATTTACGAAAAGGTCTACGACAAGGTCAACGACAAGGTGAACAACTCGCCTGCCGTGCGCCGCGCGTTGTTCAACTGGGCGCTGGGAGTCGGCCGCAAGGCGTATCCCGAGAGACTTGCCGGGGGCGATCCCGGCGGGATCTCCTACCGGCTTGCGGATGCTCTCGTGCTGTCGAAGGTGCGGGAGGCCCTTGGTGGTCGGCTGCGGTTCTGCGTCTCCGGGGGCGCGCCACTGCCGCTGTTCATCAACGAGTTCTTCCACTCGGTCGGCATCCGGATCCTCGAGGGCTATGGCCTCACCGAAACCTCTCCAGTGATTTCAGTCAACGGATTCAGCGGTGGAGAGACGCGTCTGGGAACGGTGGGTCGCGCGATTTCGAACGTCGACGCCAAGATAGCCGAGGACGGCGAGCTGTGCGTCAAAGGGCCGTCGATCATGAAGGAATACTGGAACCTGCCGGACAAGACGGCCGAGGTTTTCGATGCGGACGGTTACTTCCTGACAGGTGACATCGCGGAAATCGACAGCGAGGGTTTCATCCGCATTACCGATCGAAAGAAGGACCTGATCGTGACCGCGGGTGGCAAGAACATCGCCCCGCAGCCGATCGAGGCAGAGCTCAAGCGCTCGCCGTTGGTCGACAACGCGGTGATCATCGGCGACCGGAGGCCGTACCTGGTTGTATTGCTCTCACCCAACACCGAAGCCGTAGAACAGTGGGCTGAGAACGAAGGCGTCACCTACTCGTCGATCGGGGAAGTCACCAGCAATCCGAAGCTTGCCGAGGCTTTCGCCGAGGTCGTGGAAAACACCAACAATGGCCTCGCGAGTTACGAGCAGATCAAAAAGCACGCGATTCTGCCGCTCATGTTGTCGATCGAGGATGGGACCCTGACCCCGACTCTCAAAGTCAAACGGCGAGTCGTGGAGAAGGAGTACCTGGACCTGATCGAGAGCCTGTACGAGGGCTAG
- a CDS encoding SpoIIE family protein phosphatase has translation METSLSDLLRLADIALSGHAGPDLPEEILRVVVEESGSRAGVLKSGEDPVARWPRTVSPQVENATEGWSEIPFGSGEGHWCMRLLQLDRLDESTLDAVRIGLRAWQLREELKRSRFDERIHLWELEAIRSIATGIGDILETEAIAEELISHLVALLGVRSAHLYLGDSPESAAVAGGFGPTRLAENEIGKAWLHGIYTDEVVALPLQTDSGTLGLLVASDKEARAGTEPFAANDVRLLELFAVQVTVAMEYVRLTRESLERERLKRELEMAAVIQSHLHPREFPDLEGFRLAVRSSSSRQVAGDTYDVLIRDDTLIATVTDVSGKGVGAGMIASGVHAGVRLMARGSRDLAELAERINAYLFGATADNRFATLAMVSIDRDGSLRAVNAGHLPILIRRADGSIEELTSSGLPLGILDSAKYTESAARLEPGDLAVLYTDGLTEAEDSHEEEFGVQRVAEVTAAVEKPTAENLCDEILRAVENHTGGGSLEDDATLLVVERL, from the coding sequence TTGGAGACCTCTCTGTCTGATCTGCTGCGCCTCGCGGATATCGCGCTCAGCGGTCACGCCGGTCCTGACCTCCCCGAAGAAATCCTCAGGGTGGTGGTGGAGGAATCCGGTTCGCGAGCGGGGGTTCTGAAGAGCGGCGAGGATCCGGTCGCCCGCTGGCCGAGAACGGTTTCTCCCCAGGTCGAGAACGCGACCGAGGGCTGGAGTGAGATCCCGTTCGGTAGCGGTGAGGGTCACTGGTGCATGCGGTTACTCCAGCTCGATCGTCTCGATGAATCGACTCTCGATGCGGTCAGGATCGGCCTCCGGGCCTGGCAGCTTCGCGAAGAGCTCAAACGTAGCCGCTTTGATGAACGGATCCACCTCTGGGAGCTCGAGGCAATCCGCTCCATCGCGACCGGCATCGGCGACATTCTCGAGACCGAAGCGATCGCTGAAGAACTGATCAGCCACCTGGTTGCGCTGCTCGGCGTCCGCTCCGCACATCTCTACCTCGGTGATTCGCCGGAGTCGGCAGCCGTCGCCGGCGGCTTCGGTCCGACTCGCCTCGCTGAAAACGAAATCGGCAAAGCCTGGCTGCACGGAATCTATACCGATGAGGTGGTCGCGCTTCCATTGCAGACCGATTCCGGAACCCTCGGGCTGCTGGTCGCTTCCGACAAAGAGGCGAGAGCCGGCACCGAGCCATTTGCGGCCAACGATGTGCGCCTGCTCGAGCTGTTTGCGGTTCAGGTTACCGTCGCAATGGAGTACGTGAGGCTGACGCGCGAATCGCTCGAGCGTGAACGGCTCAAACGAGAGCTCGAGATGGCGGCCGTCATCCAGTCGCACCTCCACCCGCGGGAATTCCCGGACCTCGAGGGATTTCGTCTTGCCGTTCGTTCATCGTCGAGCAGGCAGGTCGCGGGCGACACCTATGACGTGCTGATCCGCGACGATACGTTGATCGCCACGGTCACCGATGTATCCGGAAAGGGAGTCGGAGCGGGCATGATCGCCTCCGGCGTCCATGCCGGGGTGCGCCTGATGGCGCGTGGATCGCGCGACCTTGCCGAGCTTGCAGAACGCATCAATGCCTACCTTTTCGGAGCCACCGCCGATAATCGATTCGCGACCCTGGCCATGGTCAGTATCGATCGCGACGGTTCGCTGCGAGCCGTGAACGCCGGCCACCTCCCGATCCTCATCAGGCGGGCCGATGGTTCGATCGAGGAGCTCACGAGCAGCGGGCTGCCGCTCGGCATCCTCGACTCGGCGAAGTACACGGAATCTGCCGCGCGGCTGGAGCCTGGTGATCTGGCGGTGCTCTATACGGACGGTCTCACGGAGGCGGAAGATTCGCACGAGGAGGAGTTCGGGGTTCAGCGGGTCGCTGAGGTGACCGCCGCGGTCGAAAAACCTACCGCCGAGAATCTCTGCGACGAGATCCTCCGGGCGGTGGAAAACCACACCGGAGGCGGGTCGCTGGAGGATGATGCCACGCTTCTGGTGGTGGAACGCCTGTAG
- a CDS encoding STAS domain-containing protein: MNEERIKISQDFISGDVGVIAASGYINNEGGQAIADAANTLMSQGCKKLLIDLDGTRIINSIGVSILLEILEKLMDEKGQLAFCNLTPTISKTFEIMGLVQYATIFPDRDAAQTAILGDLSV, from the coding sequence ATGAACGAAGAGCGGATCAAGATCTCTCAGGATTTCATCTCTGGCGACGTTGGCGTCATCGCCGCGTCCGGATACATCAATAACGAAGGTGGACAGGCCATCGCCGACGCGGCCAACACCTTGATGAGTCAGGGCTGCAAGAAGCTTCTCATTGATCTCGACGGCACGCGGATCATCAACTCTATCGGGGTTTCGATCCTTCTCGAAATACTCGAAAAGCTGATGGACGAAAAGGGCCAACTCGCCTTCTGTAATCTAACGCCAACGATTTCCAAAACCTTCGAAATCATGGGCCTCGTACAGTACGCGACGATCTTTCCGGATCGCGACGCTGCCCAAACCGCCATCCTTGGAGACCTCTCTGTCTGA
- a CDS encoding ATP-binding protein: protein MEVVLHLPVVPNVELVAAKAVETLGGALGMHQTHVEASSVAVVEACLNAMEHGGGPVTVRLREDNHDSKRCLVIEVEDHGGGFDPETAPKNSASRVIGCASKRGWGLTLIRELMDDVQIESTPGKTVVAMRKLVEGTQ, encoded by the coding sequence ATGGAGGTGGTCCTGCACCTTCCGGTGGTGCCCAACGTGGAGTTGGTGGCAGCCAAGGCTGTAGAGACCCTGGGTGGCGCCCTCGGGATGCACCAGACGCACGTCGAGGCATCGAGCGTGGCCGTGGTCGAGGCGTGCCTGAACGCCATGGAGCACGGAGGGGGGCCGGTGACCGTCCGGCTGCGGGAGGACAACCACGATTCCAAACGTTGCCTCGTAATAGAGGTCGAGGACCACGGTGGAGGATTCGACCCGGAGACGGCGCCAAAGAACAGCGCTTCTCGAGTCATTGGTTGCGCCTCGAAACGGGGGTGGGGCCTGACGTTGATTAGGGAACTGATGGACGATGTTCAGATAGAGTCGACACCCGGCAAAACCGTGGTAGCTATGCGCAAGCTGGTGGAAGGTACACAATGA
- a CDS encoding sigma-54-dependent Fis family transcriptional regulator — translation MDSFYRDWRGLQLETLVDLSLTIGGVLSEEELIEELLQRAVGTLDARSGFVSTLHPGGQEALVRSVGLPQSLEVVRSFFDTHLLEELAAGQVVSTQRNTEEPPFELMAAPIFWQQRNLGMVVLADKETREGRIPFSETDARLLQSMARMVATAVATARRIQAIERDRQRLADENRALRDVARREGFIGESSQIEGMLELVRRAAPTGVNVLLRGESGVGKERVALLLHSFSDRARAPFVPLNCAALPETLLESELFGIEEGVATGVQRRHGKIELANGGTLFLDEVADLSLALQAKLLRVVQEREFERLGGRERIPVDIHLVTATNRDLEAMVEQGEFRQDLYYRLRVVVVDVPPLRERRGDIPLLARHFLELYGERFGRPGLSLSREALAALMAHPFPGNVRELENAIQAAIALAPEETITVDDLRLDVESKQDPSSGGLVSLSEVERRHIEAVLRAVDGNRQEAARILGIDRTTLYRKLQRFATHDAESIN, via the coding sequence ATGGATTCTTTTTACCGAGATTGGCGCGGCCTCCAGCTCGAGACGCTGGTCGATCTGTCGCTGACGATCGGCGGCGTTCTTTCGGAGGAAGAGCTGATCGAGGAGCTGCTGCAGCGCGCGGTGGGAACCCTCGATGCACGTTCCGGCTTCGTCAGCACCCTCCATCCGGGCGGCCAGGAAGCCCTGGTACGCTCGGTCGGGCTCCCGCAAAGCCTCGAGGTCGTGAGGTCCTTCTTCGATACCCACCTTCTGGAGGAGCTCGCCGCCGGCCAGGTGGTCAGCACGCAACGAAACACAGAGGAACCTCCATTCGAGCTGATGGCGGCCCCGATCTTCTGGCAGCAACGCAACCTCGGGATGGTCGTGCTCGCCGACAAGGAAACCCGCGAGGGGAGGATTCCCTTCTCCGAAACGGACGCTCGCCTGCTGCAGTCGATGGCGCGGATGGTCGCGACAGCAGTCGCCACGGCGCGCCGTATTCAGGCGATCGAGCGTGATCGCCAGCGGCTGGCCGATGAAAACCGGGCGCTTCGCGACGTCGCGCGGAGAGAGGGCTTCATCGGCGAGTCGAGCCAGATCGAGGGCATGTTGGAACTGGTACGGCGAGCCGCTCCGACCGGAGTCAACGTGCTGCTACGGGGCGAATCCGGGGTCGGCAAGGAACGTGTGGCGCTTCTCCTCCACTCATTCTCCGATCGAGCGCGGGCGCCGTTCGTTCCGCTCAACTGCGCCGCGCTTCCGGAAACCCTCCTCGAGTCCGAGCTCTTCGGTATCGAAGAGGGCGTAGCCACCGGCGTCCAGCGGCGGCACGGCAAGATCGAGCTCGCCAACGGCGGCACTCTGTTTCTCGACGAGGTGGCCGACCTTTCTCTTGCACTCCAGGCAAAGCTTCTGCGGGTCGTACAGGAACGTGAATTCGAGCGGCTTGGCGGTCGCGAAAGAATTCCGGTCGACATCCACTTGGTGACCGCGACCAACCGCGACCTGGAGGCAATGGTGGAGCAGGGCGAGTTCCGCCAAGATCTGTATTACCGCCTTCGGGTGGTCGTTGTCGACGTTCCACCCCTGCGTGAACGCCGGGGAGATATTCCGCTTCTAGCGCGACATTTTCTCGAGCTGTATGGTGAGCGGTTCGGCCGCCCGGGCCTCTCACTGTCGCGCGAAGCCCTCGCAGCGCTGATGGCGCACCCGTTTCCAGGCAATGTTCGGGAGCTGGAGAACGCGATCCAGGCGGCCATCGCCCTGGCTCCGGAAGAGACGATTACGGTGGACGACCTGCGGCTCGACGTCGAAAGCAAGCAAGATCCGAGCTCCGGCGGCCTCGTAAGCCTGTCCGAGGTGGAGAGGCGCCACATCGAGGCCGTACTGCGAGCGGTGGATGGCAACCGGCAGGAGGCCGCCCGCATCCTGGGCATCGATCGCACAACCCTCTACAGAAAATTGCAGCGTTTTGCAACTCATGATGCAGAAAGCATCAATTGA
- a CDS encoding sulfatase has translation MHRKLICTSTFILLAAVVVSPVPCESAEPGPSVVIITVDALRADHLGAYGYARPTSPVIDQLMSDGQRFERAWTPEPLTGPAMCSMITGLYPHVHAATRNGLRMREGLDSLPKILAKNGWKTAAFVGTWTLKDNLTRLGEHFDTYGERLERRRWFGILNSEATAEDLTDDALGWLGEERKKGPEKPFFLWVHYIEPHAPYRLWEEFAGGLGVNPGKATKADRYDTEIAAVDESIGRLLNGLRQAVDEKDLLIVFTADHGESLGEHDYWGHGRYLYEPSLRIPLGVIWKGAIRAGTVSSQANLLDLMPTLLELVGLDVPPDLPGASWAKTVLGGVELEERVGCFQAHRGAVHGGTHDSDKKRSKGLLSVGVIGGARKEIVHLDPQTRFLFNLDEDPLELQSAVPAGSQPSKELFSCLAEVSDGLGSLDRLATEKLDAETVEKLRALGYLE, from the coding sequence ATGCATCGCAAACTCATCTGTACGTCAACGTTCATCCTGCTCGCCGCGGTGGTGGTGTCGCCGGTTCCCTGCGAATCGGCCGAACCGGGCCCATCGGTCGTGATCATTACCGTGGATGCTCTGCGAGCCGATCACCTCGGTGCCTACGGTTACGCTCGCCCGACCTCGCCGGTCATCGATCAGCTGATGTCCGACGGCCAGCGTTTCGAACGCGCGTGGACGCCCGAACCGCTGACCGGGCCAGCCATGTGTTCGATGATCACCGGCCTCTATCCGCACGTTCACGCGGCAACACGGAACGGCCTTCGCATGCGGGAAGGACTCGATTCGTTGCCGAAAATCCTGGCGAAAAACGGCTGGAAGACTGCGGCCTTCGTCGGCACCTGGACGCTTAAAGACAATCTGACACGCCTCGGCGAGCATTTCGACACCTACGGCGAGCGGCTCGAACGGCGTCGGTGGTTCGGCATTCTCAACAGCGAGGCCACCGCCGAAGACCTCACCGATGACGCCCTGGGTTGGCTGGGCGAAGAACGAAAAAAGGGACCGGAAAAACCATTCTTCCTTTGGGTCCACTACATCGAACCACACGCGCCATATCGCCTTTGGGAGGAGTTCGCCGGCGGGCTGGGCGTCAACCCGGGAAAAGCCACCAAAGCCGACCGATACGACACCGAGATTGCAGCCGTGGATGAGTCGATCGGCCGGTTGCTGAACGGTTTGCGACAGGCGGTAGACGAGAAGGACCTCTTGATCGTGTTTACCGCCGACCACGGCGAGAGTCTGGGTGAGCACGACTACTGGGGCCACGGCCGATACCTTTACGAGCCGTCCCTCCGCATACCCCTCGGAGTCATCTGGAAGGGGGCCATCCGGGCAGGCACCGTCAGCTCCCAGGCGAATCTCCTCGATCTGATGCCGACCCTGCTCGAGCTCGTCGGGCTCGATGTGCCCCCGGATCTGCCAGGTGCGAGCTGGGCAAAGACAGTCCTTGGTGGCGTCGAGCTCGAAGAACGCGTTGGCTGTTTCCAGGCCCATCGTGGCGCGGTCCATGGCGGCACCCACGACAGCGACAAGAAGAGATCCAAAGGCCTCCTCTCGGTGGGCGTCATCGGGGGTGCCCGAAAAGAAATCGTCCACCTCGACCCGCAGACCAGGTTTCTCTTCAACCTCGACGAGGATCCGCTGGAGTTGCAGAGCGCGGTTCCGGCCGGCTCGCAACCCTCGAAGGAGCTGTTCAGTTGCCTGGCTGAGGTCTCTGATGGGCTCGGGAGCCTCGATCGGCTTGCCACGGAGAAGCTCGACGCCGAGACGGTCGAGAAATTGCGTGCGCTCGGTTATTTGGAATGA
- a CDS encoding isoamylase early set domain-containing protein: protein MIKRRKISGSDTVKVSFILPADDSRLPASVVGDFNQWDPSADLMVRRSNGTFSAVVPLVCGETYRFRYRSDDGAWFNEEAADGYDANVHGSTDCLIEL, encoded by the coding sequence ATGATCAAGCGCAGGAAGATCAGTGGTTCGGACACGGTCAAAGTCAGCTTCATTCTGCCCGCCGACGACTCCCGGCTGCCGGCTTCCGTGGTCGGCGATTTCAACCAGTGGGATCCCAGTGCGGACCTCATGGTACGTCGCAGCAACGGAACCTTCAGCGCGGTGGTGCCGCTGGTCTGCGGAGAGACTTATCGCTTTCGCTACCGCTCAGACGATGGTGCCTGGTTCAACGAAGAAGCGGCTGACGGGTACGATGCCAACGTCCATGGTTCTACCGACTGTCTCATAGAGCTTTGA
- a CDS encoding NYN domain-containing protein: protein MPVIIDGNNLLHTLPDRQRNRKEVRRLALETVRHETMQLVVVFDGPAPSGCPEVEVLGSVTVRYSGSASADETILRLLPSGKAQGWVVVTDDRDLGRRARELGASVRPVSHWRGRNPPRRRRVSTEPKLSSHEVGEWEAYFSAPDEESVTDPHDS, encoded by the coding sequence ATGCCAGTTATCATCGACGGCAACAACCTGCTCCACACACTTCCCGATCGCCAGAGGAATCGAAAAGAGGTTCGTCGACTCGCGCTCGAAACGGTTCGACACGAAACGATGCAGCTGGTCGTGGTCTTCGACGGACCCGCTCCGTCCGGATGTCCCGAGGTCGAGGTCCTCGGCTCGGTCACCGTCCGGTACTCGGGGTCGGCGAGTGCGGACGAGACCATCCTGCGTCTGCTGCCAAGCGGCAAAGCACAAGGCTGGGTCGTCGTGACCGATGACCGGGATCTCGGCAGGCGAGCGAGGGAGCTGGGTGCGAGCGTCCGGCCCGTGAGCCATTGGCGCGGGCGAAATCCACCTCGGCGACGGCGCGTGTCGACCGAGCCGAAGCTGTCCTCGCACGAGGTGGGTGAGTGGGAGGCATACTTTTCCGCCCCAGATGAAGAGTCCGTCACTGACCCGCATGATTCATGA
- a CDS encoding aldehyde dehydrogenase family protein, protein MANHINQIKKSFSDLGIEMNFGIEASNIGACTGEWVVAEDMHELISVNPTDGQPIASVIQADEAAYERVVATAAETFKSWRMMPAPARGEIVRDLGNELRIFKDPLGKLVSLEMGKILSEGLGEVQEMIDMCDFAVGLSRQLYGPTMMSERARHRMYEQWHPLGVVGVVTAFNFPVAVWAWNAALAAVCGDTVIWKPSSDTPLTAIAVQHICNRVMDRHGVPGVFSLVVGPGRTVGERMINDSRVPLISFTGSTKMGRHVSETAARRFGRSILELGGNNAIIVAEDADLELAVRAILFAAVGTAGQRCTSLRRLFLQKGIAGEVIDRLLKAYPSIAIGDPLDENVLMGPLVNERAVEDHMAALEAIREQGGEILYGGGRPDREGFFVEPTIVKARPDIEIAQDETFAPILYVFEYDDLGEAIHYHNAVMQGLSSAVFTSNLHTAEKFLSHEGSDCGIANVNIGTSGAEIGGAFGGEKETGGGREAGSDAWKAYMRRQTCTINWGGELPLAQGVKFDVE, encoded by the coding sequence ATGGCCAACCACATCAACCAAATCAAGAAATCGTTCTCCGACCTCGGGATCGAGATGAATTTCGGGATCGAGGCATCGAATATCGGCGCCTGCACCGGCGAGTGGGTCGTCGCCGAAGACATGCACGAACTGATCTCGGTCAATCCGACTGACGGCCAGCCAATCGCTTCAGTCATCCAGGCGGATGAGGCGGCATACGAAAGGGTCGTGGCGACTGCAGCCGAGACCTTCAAGTCCTGGCGGATGATGCCCGCTCCGGCTCGCGGTGAAATCGTCCGTGACCTCGGCAACGAGTTGCGGATCTTCAAGGATCCCCTCGGCAAGCTCGTGTCACTCGAGATGGGCAAGATCCTCTCCGAAGGCCTTGGCGAGGTTCAGGAGATGATCGACATGTGTGATTTCGCGGTCGGTCTCTCGCGCCAGCTTTATGGCCCTACGATGATGTCGGAACGTGCACGCCACCGGATGTATGAGCAGTGGCACCCGCTCGGCGTCGTTGGTGTCGTCACCGCCTTCAACTTCCCGGTCGCAGTATGGGCGTGGAACGCCGCACTTGCTGCCGTGTGTGGCGACACCGTCATCTGGAAGCCGTCGTCGGACACCCCGTTGACCGCGATAGCCGTGCAGCACATCTGCAACCGGGTCATGGACCGCCATGGAGTGCCCGGGGTCTTCAGCCTCGTTGTTGGCCCGGGACGCACGGTGGGAGAGCGCATGATCAACGATTCACGGGTTCCGCTCATCTCGTTTACCGGGTCCACCAAGATGGGCCGCCACGTATCAGAAACCGCGGCCCGGCGGTTCGGCCGAAGCATTCTCGAGCTGGGCGGCAACAATGCGATCATCGTCGCTGAAGACGCCGACCTCGAGCTTGCTGTGCGTGCCATTCTCTTTGCCGCAGTCGGTACGGCCGGTCAACGCTGCACTAGCCTGCGCCGTCTCTTCCTTCAAAAGGGTATCGCCGGTGAGGTCATCGATCGCCTGCTCAAGGCCTACCCGAGCATCGCCATCGGCGACCCGCTCGACGAAAACGTCCTGATGGGACCGCTTGTCAACGAACGTGCAGTCGAGGATCACATGGCTGCGCTCGAGGCAATTCGTGAGCAGGGCGGCGAGATTCTGTATGGCGGCGGTCGACCGGACCGTGAGGGCTTCTTTGTCGAGCCGACGATAGTCAAGGCCCGGCCCGACATCGAGATCGCGCAGGACGAAACCTTCGCACCGATTCTCTACGTCTTCGAGTATGACGACCTCGGCGAGGCCATTCACTATCACAATGCGGTGATGCAGGGCCTGTCGTCAGCGGTCTTCACCTCGAACCTCCATACCGCCGAGAAGTTCCTTTCGCACGAAGGCTCGGACTGCGGCATCGCCAATGTCAACATCGGCACCTCGGGCGCAGAGATCGGCGGCGCGTTCGGTGGAGAGAAGGAGACGGGCGGTGGTCGCGAGGCCGGATCGGATGCGTGGAAAGCGTACATGCGGCGCCAGACCTGCACCATCAACTGGGGTGGTGAACTACCATTGGCCCAAGGCGTGAAGTTCGACGTGGAGTAG
- a CDS encoding sigma-54 dependent transcriptional regulator, translated as MEGTVLVIDDDPGVRKALKRILTGAGYHFEEASDAFQALEAIDASPPDAALLDIKMPGLDGLGLMENLNQRGLEIPIVILTGHGDEFTSSQCLEAGAAGYLTKPPDRAELLLAVQGAVAQGRVRKELGRIAEPPPLLGDSTEMHQLRDEIARVAPSHATVMVEGESGTGKELVARRLHHLSDRARRPFVRVNSAAIPEELIESELFGHEKGSFTGAHRRQVGKFVQADGGTIFLDEVGDMSLKTQAKVLRVLQDGEVEPVGAGRAFQVDVRVIAATNKNLVEEVQAGNFREDLFYRLAVVVLKTPPLRKHPGDIPALVEHLTDQFCREYNRRPKTWAAPALDQLARHQWPGNVRELKNVVERAVIMELEDTISVVDLPILPQSGAADSLLDIASLQEFQRQSEIAFLLHHLERNGWNVAATARVIGTPRSNLYKKMRAYGIEREQ; from the coding sequence ATGGAAGGCACGGTTCTGGTCATCGACGACGACCCGGGGGTCCGAAAAGCGCTCAAACGCATCCTGACCGGGGCCGGCTATCATTTCGAGGAGGCCAGCGATGCCTTCCAGGCGCTGGAAGCCATCGATGCCAGCCCGCCGGATGCGGCGTTGCTCGACATCAAGATGCCCGGGTTGGACGGGCTCGGCTTGATGGAGAACCTCAACCAGCGGGGCCTCGAGATTCCAATCGTGATTCTGACCGGCCATGGCGACGAGTTCACCTCGAGCCAGTGCCTCGAAGCGGGCGCCGCCGGCTACCTGACCAAGCCGCCCGATCGGGCGGAACTGCTGCTTGCCGTTCAGGGAGCGGTCGCTCAGGGTCGGGTGAGAAAGGAGCTCGGCCGGATCGCCGAGCCACCACCACTCCTCGGCGACAGCACGGAAATGCACCAGCTACGCGACGAGATCGCCCGCGTGGCCCCGTCGCATGCGACGGTGATGGTCGAAGGCGAGTCGGGGACCGGCAAGGAGCTTGTGGCGAGGCGCTTGCACCATCTCTCCGACCGAGCGCGGCGCCCGTTCGTACGGGTCAACTCGGCGGCAATCCCGGAGGAGCTCATCGAATCCGAGCTCTTCGGCCACGAGAAAGGGTCCTTTACCGGCGCCCACCGGCGCCAGGTCGGCAAGTTCGTCCAGGCCGACGGCGGGACGATTTTCCTCGACGAAGTCGGCGATATGAGCCTCAAGACCCAGGCCAAGGTGCTGCGGGTGTTGCAGGACGGGGAGGTCGAGCCGGTCGGTGCGGGTCGGGCCTTTCAAGTCGACGTGCGGGTCATCGCCGCGACCAATAAGAACCTGGTCGAAGAGGTGCAGGCCGGAAACTTCCGAGAAGATCTCTTCTACCGGCTCGCGGTGGTGGTTCTCAAGACTCCACCGCTCCGGAAACATCCCGGGGACATCCCGGCCCTGGTCGAGCATCTCACCGATCAGTTCTGCCGGGAGTACAACCGCCGACCCAAGACATGGGCGGCACCCGCTCTCGACCAGCTCGCCCGCCACCAGTGGCCCGGCAACGTGCGCGAGCTGAAAAACGTCGTCGAACGCGCCGTCATCATGGAGCTCGAGGACACCATCTCGGTAGTCGACCTGCCGATACTTCCGCAAAGCGGTGCCGCGGATTCGCTGCTCGACATTGCATCCCTGCAGGAGTTCCAGCGGCAATCCGAGATTGCCTTCCTGCTGCACCACCTCGAGCGCAACGGGTGGAACGTGGCTGCGACAGCTCGGGTCATTGGCACGCCGCGCTCCAACCTGTACAAGAAAATGCGTGCCTACGGCATCGAGCGGGAGCAGTAG